Proteins co-encoded in one Nothobranchius furzeri strain GRZ-AD chromosome 4, NfurGRZ-RIMD1, whole genome shotgun sequence genomic window:
- the phrf1 gene encoding PHD and RING finger domain-containing protein 1 isoform X1, with the protein MDEDDSQDELINRSTSHSKGKRAALWTISDDSDDQEEESEEGESDSGDEEEDDVNQDENEEGEDDDDEEEEEDAEPENGAFGGTSADVEGMSSDEDSERCPICLNSFNSQPVATPENCEHYFCFDCILEWAKNANSCPVDRIAFNNIYLRKCHGGRVKKVITVQKPVKAGQEETVNVDLEQTNCEVCGGSDREDRLLLCDGCDAGYHMECLTPPLDSVPVEEWFCPECEANNRHSRGSAEEVSDADSLSSPARPATSRSQPRSAGPTRAIARTQQSERVRASVNRHRITQARTSQLAPTYLIQSTWLDETINAVVAGLNTAVYVRDITSQAPSSRRRATRKRRKVKSKKTASAKGNKEGSTVAKRRRRRARRNKSRKKLILKKTATPRSRIANNLGIVKDKKSSSLPTVYRPSEHTLSSMRADIGAASLSIYGDPFDLDPFVDHERGEQEAHVTSLLEAKRRGISRSALRSHQPVARPVSAGLSSRRSMDVPRSAGVVEAAPVPDLLGSILSGQSMLLMDSSHVVINRDGSLKTAKPMLPNTPMPNTRTVLQSSSSGDANIAVSPGFSSFHHNGNIPGSSHTSPNGTLSQNSSHLPSLANHIQPTPLNLPPRGNPSFPPINPNVSALSPRHWENNEVGVPREAASSVQPTQDSNSKSKGVAPSQSQTKKASVKPTWVDVSVLPRIPKIKRERGNVISNGACHGGNYGSNRVGSDGGSTSNGSGLPESSMSSLSGDKGKQQSVDQQKGHTGGQAQKSRPERTSSSSAFSNSFSSSSSSSGTSASQSRHASFSSSSSVSFRINSSGNSWHARHLSMTSSSSGSNVWEQWKDEEQEVKKKRLHKDKKEPIAFRNTFSEESEDNNIYDPFNPTQSESSNSGGEAESPRLKRSPQSATRERKSSVLENTNGSDMSEPDLVQLKTETREAEVSQEEPGCARISVSQERGFSEDCVKVKQESELTDLNTETVFFYNKFKKEPSSEESDGEESESYDGRVKKEREIKTDAKDNAAPARHSFDQLDAEQEVEDEHAEHLGGSFNVQDDSSASTSTAAKKKQTEEAKSDSTSCSKHPFKDSGHKKPTYKTSKEQQSSRFETDAGRREDHHGSDKGGKKKERDRDRNSRRSQSRERRRVRSSSDGSRSSSPDTTRRRRRHSRSRSTDKTRKRRSRSLSSSSSREHSRRKKHQQTSRRRSEHKERDSDKRRVSKDKRRGRSRSRSRSRSRERRKDCSRSQQMSLSSRDKVESPSKIRNKQRSRSRSRERMKDERSSRSSAKMSDTCGSSSRDAARSQEGTKTSKVPGNTGDAKCGKKQELAAISFISEVKKEEMDYDSESQIIPTGDPNEIKNEKEAKIEKSVDIFEDSFTPEVIEREEMDTTYVVTREFIDDVIEDPSKTEYGEMMESEPNPVPLSPLPPTSSPTADIPDPASEPGLGDPSKQNPVCSIEGSVKQEPSDSDDDFNVDMMLDSLDYVNPEQTEGSGASVKEEKEAVKVEEEQVPTMVGSKSKTQVKRVTWNIQEPEGPQPEKSQSKLALYKRKLKQEGSRKTSLAFQAAHQDVVSDPAQKRAAFLSTSSGSGGLQPRESSTTGQGEAEEGDFSRKDKHYLKKLHMLERAVEEVKLAIKPFYQKRDINKEEYKEILRKAVQKVCHSKSGEINPVKVGNLIKAYVEKYKHARKHKKGDDSAKAPEDQTEAMKMSESP; encoded by the exons ATGGATGAAGACGACAGCCAAGATGAGCTGATCAATCGCAGTACATCCCACAGCAAAGGAAAAAGAGCAGCTTTGTGGACCATCTCAG ATGACTCAGATGACCAAGAGGAGGAATCTGAGGAAGGAGAGTCAGATAGTGGTGATGAGGAGGAAGATGATGTGAATCAAGATGAAAATGAGGAGGGGGAAG atgatgatgatgaggaagaggaagaagatgcgGAACCTGAAAATGGAGCTTTTGGCGGAACCTCCGCGGATGTCGAAGGAATGAGCTCAGATGAGGATAGTGAAAGGTGTCCAATCTGCCTGAATTCGTTCAATAGCCAGCCCGTTGCAACACCAGAGAACTGTGAGCACTACTTCTGTTTCGACTGCATCCTCGAATGGGCGAAG AATGCAAACTCATGTCCTGTAGACCGCATCGCCTTTAACAACATATACCTTAGGAAATGTCATGGAGGAAGAGTAAAGAAAGTG aTAACCGTGCAAAAGCCAGTGAAAGCCGGGCAGGAGGAAACGGTAAATGTGGACCTGGAGCAAACCAACTGTGAGGTGTGCGGGGGCAGTGATCGCGAGGACCGCCTCCTTCTCTGTGATGGTTGTGATGCAGG GTATCACATGGAGTGCCTCACACCTCCTCTTGACTCTGTTCCTGTGGAGGAATGGTTTTGTCCTGAATGTGAAGCCAATAACCGTCACTCAA GAGGATCAGCGGAGGAAGTTAGTGATGCAGACAGTCTCTCCTCTCCTGCCCGTCCGGCCACCAGTAGGTCCCAGCCTCGCTCTGCAGGCCCCACCAGAGCTATCGCCCGCACCCAGCAGAGCGAGAGGGTTCGAGCCAGTGTCAACCGGCATCGAATCACGCAGGCACGCACGTCACAG TTGGCTCCAACATATCTGATACAATCCACCTGGCTCGATGAAACTATTAACGCTGTCGTCGCCGGGCTCAACACGGCTGTGTATGTACGGGACATCACGTCACAGGCCCCATCGAGCCGCAGACGCGCAACAC GAAAACGCAGGAAAGTGAAAAGTAAGAAGACGGCGTCCGCTAAAGGCAACAAAGAGGGAAGCACAGTGGCCAAGCGGAGAAGACGGAGAGCGAGGAGGAACAAATCCAGGAAAAAACTT ATTTTGAAAAAGACAGCCACTCCTAGAAGCCGCATTGCAAATAATCTTGGGATTGTTAAGGACAAGAAGAGCTCCTCCCTCCCGACTGTTTACCGCCCATCAGAGCACACGCTGAGCAGCATGCGTGCCGACATCGGAGCTGCGTCCCTCTCGATCTACGGAGATCCATTCGACCTGGATCCATTTGTGGATCA TGAGAGGGGGGAACAGGAAGCCCACGTCACGTCGCTGTTGGAGGCTAAGAGGCGAGGAATCTCTCGCTCTGCCCTTCGTTCTCACCAGCCAGTGGCTCGACCGGTTTCCGCAGGCCTGTCCAG TAGGAGAAGCATGGATGTCCCTCGCTCAGCGGGTGTTGTGGAGGCAGCTCCTGTTCCTGACCTGCTGGGCAGCATCCTGTCTGGACAGAGCATGCTCTTGATGGACAGTTCTCATGTTGTCATTAATCGGGATGGTTCACTTAAAACGGCAAAGCCAA TGCTTCCTAATACACCGATGCCAAATACAAGGACTGTTTTACAAAGCAGCAGTTCAGGAGACGCCAACATCGCCGTCAGCCCAGGGTTTTCCTCTTTCCACCACAATGGAAATATTCCAGGATCCTCCCATACCTCTCCAAATGGAACTTTGTCCCAGAACTCTTCCCATTTACCCTCCTTAGCCAATCACATCCAACCAACTCCTCTTAATTTACCACCTAGAGGAAATCCAAGTTTTCCACCTATTAATCCAAACGTATCGGCCCTGTCTCCTCGTCATTGGGAGAACAATGAAGTCGGAGTCCCAAGAGAAGCCGCCTCATCCGTCCAACCCACCCAGGACTCCAACTCCAAAAGCAAAGGAGTAGCTCCGTCGCAGTCCCAAACTAAAAAGGCTTCGGTAAAACCCACGTGGGTGGATGTGTCTGTACTTCCTAGGATACCAAAAATAAAACGAGAGCGTGGTAATGTCATAAGCAATGGGGCTTGTCATGGTGGTAATTATGGTAGTAATAGAGTTGGTAGTGATGGAGGAAGTACTAGTAATGGTTCTGGGTTACCTGAAAGTAGCATGAGTAGTCTCTCAGGGGATAAAGGAAAGCAGCAAAGTGTAGATCAGCAAAAGGGTCACACAGGGGGTCAGGCTCAGAAGAGCAGGCCTGAAAGGACGAGCTCATCATCAGCCTTTTCTAATtcattctcctcttcctcctcttcatctggAACATCTGCCAGCCAATCCCGACATGCCTCATTTTCCTCATCTTCATCAGTAAGTTTCCGCATTAATTCCAGTGGCAATTCCTGGCATGCAAGGCATCTGAGTATGACATCATCATCTTCTGGGAGCAACGTATGGGAACAATGGAAAGATGAAGAACAGGAAGTAAAGAAGAAACGGCTACACAAGGACAAAAAGGAGCCGATAGCTTTCCGTAACACCTTCAGCGAGGAATCGGAAGATAATAACATATACGACCCCTTTAATCCTACGCAATCAGAGTCAAGTAACTCGGGCGGTGAAGCAGAGAGCCCGCGCTTGAAACGCAGCCCTCAGAGTGCCACACGTGAAAGGAAATCTTCTGTTTTAGAGAACACCAACGGGTCGGATATGAGCGAGCCGGATCTGGTTCAGCTGAAAACCGAAACACGGGAGGCTGAAGTTTCACAGGAAGAACCTGGTTGTGCTCGGATTTCTGTATCTCAAGAGAGGGGATTCTCGGAAGATTGCGTCAAAGTGAAACAAGAATCCGAATTAACAGACTTAAACACAGAAACTGTTTTCTTTTACAATAAATTTAAGAAAGAACCAAGTTCAGAGGAGTCTGACGGAGAGGAGTCTGAAAGTTATGACGGTCGAGTAAAAAAGGAGAGAGAGATAAAAACTGATGCAAAGGACAACGCAGCGCCTGCTCGCCACAGCTTTGATCAGCTGGACGCGGAGCAAGAGGTTGAAGACGAGCATGCAGAACATCTCGGTGGATCTTTTAACGTCCAGGATGATTCATCAGCATCCACTTCTACAGCCGCTAAGAAGAAGCAAACAGAAGAAGCAAAATCGGATTCTACGTCCTGTTCCAAGCATCCATTTAAAGATTCGGGTCATAAGAAGCCAACCTACAAAACTTCCAAAGAGCAACAGTCTAGTCGTTTTGAGACGGATGCAGGCAGAAGAGAAGATCATCATGGCTCGGATAAAGGAGGCAAAAAGAAAGAACGGGACAGAGACAGAAACTCCAGGCGGTCGCAATCGAGAGAAAGAAGAAGGGTTCGTTCATCCTCGGACGGATCTCGGTCCAGCTCTCCTGATACAACCCGGAGGAGGAGGCGGCATTCCAGGTCACGATCTACAGACAAAACAAGGAAAAGGCGATCCAG GTCGCTTTCAAGCTCTAGCAGCAGAGAACACTCAAGAAGGAAGAAGCATCAACAaacgagcaggaggaggagcgagCACAAAGAGAGGGACTCGGACAAAAGACGAGTGTCTAAGGACAAGAGGCGCGGTCGATCTCGCTCTAGGTCGCGCTCTAGGTCAAGGGAAAGGAGGAAAGAttgctccaggtcacaacagatgtCTCTCTCATCTAGGGACAAAGTGGAGTCACCGTCTAAAATCAGGAACAAACAGAGGAGCAGATCCAGATCCAGAGAGAGAATGAAAGATGAGAGATCGTCCAGAAGTTCAGCAAAAATGTCAGATACGTGTGGCTCGTCCTCTAGAGATGCAGCTCGCTCACAGGAAGGAACAAAGACGAGTAAAGTTCCTGGAAACACAGGAGATGCTAAATgtgggaaaaaacaggagttgGCGGCCATCTCCTTTATCTCTGAAGTCAAAAAGGAAGAGATGGATTATGATTCAGAGAGCCAAATCATCCCTACAGGTGATCCAAATGAAATAAAGAACGAAAAAGAAGCTAAAATAGAAAAATCTGTGGATATTTTTGAGGATTCTTTCACCCCTGAAGTAATTGAGAGAGAAGAAATGGATACAACCTACGTGGTAACACGTGAATTTATTGATGATGTCATTGAGGATCCCAGTAAGACAGAATATGGCGAAATGATGGAGTCAGAGCCCAATCCAGTGCCATTAAGCCCCTTACCTCCTACCTCCTCACCTACAGCAGACATCCCAGACCCAGCATCTGAGCCTGGTTTAGGAGACCCTAGCAAGCAAAACCCGGTTTGTTCAATAGAAGGTTCTGTGAAACAGGAGCCATCTGACTctgatgatgattttaacgttgacATGATGCTGGATAGTCTCGATTATGTAAACCCGGAGCAAACAGAGGGGAGTGGTGCATCTgtcaaggaggagaaggaggcggTGAAGGTGGAAGAGGAGCAGGTCCCAACTATGGTGGGCTCCAAGTCCAAGACTCAGGTGAAACGGGTTACCTGGAACATCCAGGAGCCTGAGGGGCCTCAGCCGGAGAAGTCACAGAGCA aaCTGGCACTTTATAAGCGCAAGCTGAAGCAGGAAGGATCTCGTAAAACCTCTTTGGCATTCCAGGCAGCCCATCAG GATGTTGTCAGTGATCCAGCCCAGAAAAGAGCTGCTTTCCTCAGTACCagttcaggttctggtggtctaCAGCCAAGGGAGTCGTCGACAACTGGACAAGGAGAAGCCGAGGAAGGTGATTTCTCCAGAAAAGACAAG CATTACTTGAAAAAGCTGCACATGCTGGAGAGGGCTGTGGAAGAGGTCAAGCTAGCCATCAAACCTTTCTACCAGAAGAGAGACATCAACAAAGAAGAATACAAAGAGATTCTGCGCAAAGCTGTTCAGAAG GTGTGCCACAGCAAAAGTGGGGAAATCAATCCAGTCAAAGTGGGAAATCTTATCAAGGCGTATGTGGAGAAATACAAACATGCTAGGAAACATAAAAAAGGAGACGACTCGGCAAAGGCACCCGAGGATCAGACCGAGGCGATGAAAATGTCTGAGAGTCCATGA